In the genome of Ignavibacteriales bacterium, one region contains:
- a CDS encoding DUF72 domain-containing protein, with translation MPKYNIGTAGWSYKDWVPNFYPKNQSGGFDWLQFYSHYFNCVEVNSTYYTYISPKIVHGWINKVQDSDDFIFHIKLHQDFTHKRKYDEQSISAVRFNLELLKKSERLGGLLIQFPYSFSFDGNSVQHIQKLKNIFSDISCFVEVRHSSWNNKRALEFFEEADITFCTIDQPQIGKAIEFEPIITNDKAYIRFHGRNVEAWKKSLANFGKEQSYEEQSSRYKYLYSPGELVEIVQKIKSLSEKVKEVNVIMNNHPQGDAIANAFELIHLLEEKDKVVMPPTIIKAYPRLEEVMVN, from the coding sequence TCCTAAAAATCAGTCAGGTGGTTTTGACTGGCTGCAGTTTTATTCACATTACTTTAATTGTGTTGAAGTAAACTCGACTTACTATACTTATATCAGCCCAAAAATTGTTCATGGTTGGATAAACAAAGTACAGGATTCAGATGACTTTATCTTTCATATAAAACTTCATCAGGATTTTACTCACAAAAGAAAGTATGATGAACAAAGTATCAGTGCGGTTAGATTTAATCTTGAACTGTTAAAGAAATCTGAAAGACTTGGCGGATTATTGATACAGTTTCCTTATTCATTTTCGTTTGATGGAAATTCTGTACAGCATATTCAAAAACTGAAAAATATTTTTTCGGATATAAGCTGTTTTGTTGAAGTCCGTCATTCAAGCTGGAATAATAAAAGAGCGCTGGAATTCTTTGAAGAAGCTGACATAACATTTTGCACAATCGATCAGCCGCAGATTGGAAAGGCGATTGAGTTTGAACCGATAATAACGAATGATAAAGCATATATCCGGTTTCATGGGAGGAATGTTGAAGCATGGAAAAAATCCCTTGCAAATTTCGGGAAAGAGCAGAGTTATGAAGAACAAAGTTCGCGTTATAAATATTTATACTCACCAGGTGAGCTGGTTGAAATAGTGCAGAAGATAAAGTCGTTAAGCGAAAAAGTAAAAGAAGTAAATGTGATAATGAATAATCATCCGCAAGGTGATGCGATAGCAAATGCGTTTGAGTTGATACATCTGCTTGAAGAGAAAGATAAAGTCGTAATGCCACCAACTATAATTAAGGCGTACCCAAGGCTGGAAGAAGTTATGGTGAATTAA
- a CDS encoding endonuclease domain-containing protein: MKQNKEKIFNKKEIKPKRKELRNNLTFAEVIFWQNVKNKQVAGKKFRRQTSVGNYIVDFYCSEEKLVVELDGEVHFNEDAVKYDNERTKFLESVGLKVIRFENLEVLSDIDDVLKRVAACFKQNTPPPLLLSSTKDSPPQRGGD, from the coding sequence ATGAAGCAAAACAAAGAAAAAATATTTAACAAAAAAGAAATTAAACCTAAAAGAAAAGAACTGAGGAATAATCTAACTTTTGCTGAAGTTATTTTTTGGCAAAATGTAAAAAACAAGCAGGTCGCTGGAAAAAAATTTAGAAGACAAACAAGTGTTGGTAATTATATTGTAGACTTTTATTGTTCTGAAGAAAAATTAGTAGTAGAACTTGATGGGGAAGTTCATTTTAATGAGGATGCTGTTAAATATGATAATGAAAGAACTAAGTTTCTTGAGTCAGTAGGATTGAAGGTTATTAGATTTGAGAACCTTGAAGTTTTGTCTGATATCGATGACGTTTTAAAGAGAGTTGCAGCATGCTTCAAGCAAAACACACCACCACCCCTGCTTTTGTCTTCGACAAAAGATTCCCCTCCTCAAAGAGGAGGGGATTGA
- the dinB gene encoding DNA polymerase IV → MRTIFHLDLDAFFISVERILDPKLNGKPVVVGGDPKYGRGVVAACSYEARAYGLHSAMPIRQAYKLCPHAIYMHGHGDEYTHFSKAVKNILEQYSPLIEQASIDEFYLDFTGCQKIYGSMFAFASFIQSEIWKKLSLPCSIGIGSNKTIAKIGSDCMKPQGITYILPGLEKEFLSPMPVETIPGVGKVLAKDLHSKGFRTIGDISKTPSDYFSAAYGKYGVDLWRKANGEGTEYLTIERERKSISRENTFGEDIMNIEKIRTSLFYLTGKVCHSLRNKELMASTITIKLRYTDFETMTRSKTIKITDDDKVIFEIAWDLMKKAHTRRVGVRLIGVGVTNLTTFSEQEYLFEDYEMKRKKMLRAVTGVRDKYGYKSLLFADGMKLKSE, encoded by the coding sequence ATGCGAACAATATTTCATCTTGACCTTGACGCATTCTTTATTTCCGTAGAGAGAATTCTCGACCCCAAACTTAACGGCAAGCCTGTTGTAGTCGGTGGAGATCCTAAATACGGACGCGGTGTTGTTGCCGCCTGTTCTTATGAAGCACGTGCTTATGGGCTGCATTCTGCAATGCCTATTCGGCAGGCGTATAAACTCTGTCCGCATGCTATTTACATGCACGGACATGGTGATGAGTACACACATTTTTCTAAAGCCGTAAAAAATATTCTTGAACAGTATTCACCTCTGATTGAGCAGGCATCTATTGATGAGTTCTATTTGGATTTCACCGGCTGTCAGAAAATCTATGGGTCTATGTTTGCATTCGCATCGTTCATTCAATCTGAAATATGGAAAAAACTTTCACTGCCTTGTTCAATTGGAATTGGCAGTAACAAAACAATCGCAAAGATTGGTTCTGACTGCATGAAGCCGCAGGGTATTACATATATATTACCCGGGCTTGAAAAAGAGTTCCTTTCACCAATGCCTGTTGAAACAATTCCAGGAGTCGGTAAAGTACTTGCCAAAGATCTGCACAGCAAAGGATTCAGAACAATTGGTGATATATCTAAAACTCCGTCTGATTATTTCTCCGCAGCTTACGGAAAATACGGAGTTGATCTCTGGCGAAAAGCCAATGGTGAAGGAACGGAATATCTGACTATAGAAAGAGAACGAAAAAGTATTTCACGCGAAAATACTTTTGGTGAAGATATTATGAATATCGAAAAGATCAGAACATCTCTATTTTATCTTACAGGAAAAGTTTGTCACAGTCTTCGTAATAAAGAATTAATGGCATCAACAATAACAATCAAGTTGAGATATACAGATTTTGAGACAATGACAAGATCAAAAACAATAAAGATTACAGATGATGATAAAGTTATTTTTGAAATTGCCTGGGACCTAATGAAGAAAGCACATACACGAAGGGTTGGTGTAAGGTTAATTGGTGTTGGCGTAACTAACCTTACAACTTTTAGCGAACAGGAATACCTGTTTGAAGATTATGAAATGAAGAGAAAAAAAATGTTAAGAGCGGTTACGGGAGTAAGAGATAAATACGGATATAAATCGCTTTTATTTGCTGACGGAATGAAATTAAAATCTGAATAA
- a CDS encoding histidine triad nucleotide-binding protein yields the protein MSETIFSKIIRKEIPAAIVFESDSVLAFKDINPQAPHHILIIPKIEIPKVSDLKGSEHSKLLGELFDAANKIASDLGISEEGFRLVINCGKNGGQDVYHLHMHLLGGRKMNWPPG from the coding sequence ATGAGTGAGACAATTTTTTCTAAAATCATCAGGAAAGAAATCCCTGCTGCAATCGTTTTCGAATCTGATTCTGTGCTAGCTTTTAAAGATATAAATCCTCAGGCACCGCATCATATACTTATAATTCCTAAAATTGAAATACCTAAAGTTAGTGACTTAAAAGGAAGCGAACATTCCAAATTACTTGGTGAATTGTTTGATGCTGCAAATAAAATTGCCTCAGACCTGGGAATTTCTGAAGAAGGTTTCAGACTTGTAATTAACTGTGGCAAAAACGGCGGACAGGATGTGTATCATTTGCATATGCATCTTCTTGGCGGCAGAAAAATGAACTGGCCTCCCGGATGA
- a CDS encoding sigma-54-dependent Fis family transcriptional regulator — translation MNSILIIDDELQICESIKMILEYEDYNVDYSTSASAGIEKVNATDFSALLLDIQMPEMTGFEVLNKVKEIKPTLSVIIISAHASLENAIKATRLGAFDFIEKPIDRDKLLISIRNAVEQSNLLTENREYKKSLHGDNKILGKSKAIQNILEMVDKVAPLDTRVLITGDNGTGKELVARAIHNKSERKAKPLIEVNCAAIPNELIESELFGHEKGSFTGAVQQRIGKFELANKGTIFLDEIGDMSLQAQAKVLRAIEDGKIERVGGGKKIEVDVRIISATNKNLKDEIEKGNFREDLYHRLNVIPIHIPPLKERVEDIPILIEHFANDIVSKHKKPSVKFSEDAFKFLQSLQWTGNVRELRNAVERIIIIVGKSEITKRDIEFLYSASKNSIGDLIDINNSFQEFKEKAEKAFILKQLEANNWNISKTAEILDIQRSHLYNKMKKYDIEKGE, via the coding sequence ATGAATTCTATCCTTATAATAGACGATGAACTTCAGATATGCGAAAGCATTAAAATGATTCTTGAGTATGAAGACTATAATGTAGATTACTCAACAAGTGCTTCCGCGGGAATTGAAAAAGTAAATGCAACTGATTTCTCTGCTCTGCTGCTTGATATTCAGATGCCCGAAATGACCGGCTTTGAAGTGCTAAACAAGGTGAAAGAAATTAAACCTACTTTATCTGTTATCATTATCTCAGCTCATGCAAGCTTAGAGAATGCAATTAAAGCTACACGTCTTGGTGCATTCGATTTTATTGAAAAACCAATTGATCGTGATAAACTTTTAATCAGTATCCGTAATGCTGTAGAGCAATCGAACCTGCTTACTGAAAACCGCGAGTATAAAAAATCTTTGCATGGCGACAATAAAATTCTTGGAAAGAGTAAAGCAATTCAAAACATACTTGAAATGGTTGATAAGGTCGCTCCTCTTGATACAAGAGTTTTAATAACCGGAGACAACGGAACAGGTAAGGAACTAGTTGCCAGAGCCATTCACAATAAGAGTGAACGAAAAGCAAAACCACTTATTGAAGTTAACTGCGCTGCTATTCCAAATGAATTAATTGAATCTGAATTATTCGGTCATGAAAAAGGATCATTCACAGGTGCGGTGCAGCAGCGCATTGGCAAATTTGAGTTAGCTAACAAAGGGACAATCTTCCTTGATGAAATTGGTGATATGAGTTTACAGGCTCAGGCAAAAGTATTGCGTGCTATTGAAGATGGAAAAATTGAAAGAGTCGGCGGCGGTAAAAAAATTGAAGTTGATGTAAGAATTATTTCTGCCACTAATAAAAATCTCAAAGACGAAATTGAAAAAGGAAATTTCAGGGAGGACCTTTATCACAGATTGAATGTTATCCCGATCCATATTCCTCCCCTAAAAGAAAGAGTGGAAGATATTCCAATCCTGATCGAGCATTTTGCAAATGACATAGTTTCAAAACACAAAAAGCCATCAGTTAAGTTTTCCGAAGACGCATTTAAGTTTTTACAATCTTTGCAATGGACAGGCAACGTCCGTGAACTCCGTAATGCTGTTGAAAGAATTATCATAATCGTTGGTAAGTCTGAAATAACAAAAAGAGATATAGAGTTTTTGTATTCTGCAAGTAAAAATTCAATCGGCGATTTGATCGATATCAACAACTCGTTCCAGGAATTTAAAGAGAAAGCGGAAAAAGCTTTTATCCTGAAACAGCTTGAAGCTAATAACTGGAACATAAGTAAGACGGCTGAAATACTTGATATTCAAAGAAGCCATCTCTATAACAAAATGAAAAAGTATGACATCGAAAAAGGTGAATGA
- a CDS encoding SGNH/GDSL hydrolase family protein — MSVKKIVKLFLINVLIVVLMFILAELSVRVFLPQIKLPGTESTLLQDSIYFDSQGLRKNAVGKSMGVLKQTTAVRTWKYVKNNNSNRRTLFLGDSVTMGIGIENDSTFCGLINNADTSIRVFNPALIGYSVYDYKNIVRKILVDDGNQNKISEVIVCWCLNDIYSNEIIQNVPQATDETLLGRVLIFFRSNSYLYQFVKNLFRDRSKEYYLFDDNFYSNNNKTFLKGLKDLDEIITLLNSTNVKLKVLLLPYEFQIRDNNYRELNKPQHLLSEFLKSRDVEFYDIAKAFDGNDENISDYYLYGDGLHFSETGHRIVANYILKEILY; from the coding sequence ATGTCTGTAAAAAAAATAGTTAAACTTTTTCTAATCAATGTACTTATAGTAGTGCTAATGTTTATTCTTGCTGAGCTAAGTGTAAGGGTATTTCTGCCACAAATAAAATTGCCGGGGACTGAATCTACGCTTCTTCAAGACAGTATTTATTTTGATTCACAAGGGTTAAGAAAAAATGCAGTTGGTAAAAGCATGGGCGTTTTGAAGCAAACAACTGCAGTCAGAACCTGGAAGTATGTAAAAAATAATAATTCGAATAGAAGGACATTATTCCTTGGGGATTCAGTAACAATGGGGATAGGTATTGAGAATGATTCAACTTTTTGTGGATTAATAAATAACGCTGATACAAGTATCAGGGTATTTAATCCTGCGTTGATTGGTTATTCTGTTTATGATTATAAAAATATTGTACGAAAAATTCTGGTTGATGATGGAAATCAGAATAAGATTAGTGAAGTAATAGTTTGCTGGTGCCTTAATGATATTTATTCAAACGAAATAATTCAAAATGTTCCTCAGGCTACAGATGAAACATTATTGGGCAGGGTTTTAATATTCTTTAGAAGCAATTCGTACTTATACCAGTTTGTCAAAAATCTTTTTAGAGATAGATCGAAGGAATATTATTTGTTCGATGATAACTTTTATTCGAATAACAATAAAACGTTTCTGAAAGGATTAAAAGATCTTGATGAGATTATAACTTTGCTGAATTCAACCAATGTAAAATTAAAAGTTTTACTGCTGCCTTATGAGTTTCAGATAAGAGATAACAATTATCGAGAACTAAATAAACCTCAACATTTATTAAGTGAGTTTTTAAAATCCAGGGATGTAGAATTTTATGATATTGCCAAAGCTTTTGATGGTAATGATGAAAATATTTCTGACTATTATTTATATGGAGATGGGCTTCACTTTTCTGAAACAGGGCATAGAATCGTTGCTAATTACATTTTGAAAGAAATACTATACTAA
- a CDS encoding acyl-CoA carboxylase subunit beta, with amino-acid sequence MKKVGSINPETESFHKRDDYQKELLRKLSAEKDKIKLGGGQKAIEKHKAKGKLTARERINSLVDNPKSFYELSTFAAYGMYGEYGGAPSSGTVYGIGRIHNRLCVIVANDATVKAGAWFPVTAKKNLRAQEIAMENNLPIIYLVDSAGVFLPLQDEIFPDKEHFGRVFRNNAKMSSMGIPQIAAIMGPCVAGGAYLPIMSDEALIVEGEGSVFLAGSHLVRAAIGEVIDNESLGGAKVQSNISGVTDYVMKNDEECIKQIRSLVEKFGTNNKAGFDRIESSQPLHSPKEIYGILPEDTLKQYDTYDLLSCLVDKSELDEYKSGYGKTIITAYARIDGWAVGIVANQRSVVKTEEGEMQVGGVIYSDSADKAARFIMNCNQKKIPLIFLQDVTGFMVGSKAEQGGIIKDGAKMVNAVANSVVPKITIIVGNSFGAGNYAMCGKAYDPRFIFAYPNAKISVMGGSQASSVLMDIKLKQEEKSGHKFSDEEKKKLLTDILKSYDEKSNPVYASARLWIDEIIDPAFTREWISMCLEVANNNPEMPKFNPGVIQT; translated from the coding sequence ATGAAAAAAGTTGGCTCAATAAATCCTGAAACCGAATCCTTTCACAAACGGGATGACTATCAAAAAGAACTCTTGCGGAAACTCTCAGCAGAAAAAGATAAAATAAAACTCGGCGGCGGACAGAAAGCAATTGAAAAACACAAAGCTAAAGGTAAGCTAACAGCAAGAGAAAGAATCAATTCATTAGTTGATAATCCGAAATCATTTTATGAGCTAAGCACATTTGCAGCATATGGAATGTACGGTGAATACGGAGGCGCACCTTCATCAGGAACAGTTTATGGGATTGGAAGAATTCACAACAGACTTTGTGTCATAGTTGCTAACGATGCAACAGTAAAAGCCGGTGCGTGGTTTCCTGTTACCGCTAAAAAAAATCTTCGTGCACAGGAAATTGCAATGGAGAACAATCTTCCGATAATTTATCTCGTTGATAGTGCCGGAGTATTCCTTCCGTTACAGGATGAAATCTTCCCGGACAAAGAACACTTTGGACGAGTTTTCCGCAATAATGCAAAAATGTCCTCGATGGGAATTCCTCAGATTGCCGCTATAATGGGACCTTGTGTTGCGGGTGGAGCTTACCTTCCGATAATGAGTGATGAAGCCTTAATTGTTGAAGGTGAGGGTTCTGTTTTTCTTGCAGGTTCACATTTAGTTAGAGCGGCAATTGGTGAAGTAATTGACAATGAATCACTCGGCGGTGCAAAAGTTCAATCCAACATTTCCGGTGTTACAGATTACGTCATGAAAAATGATGAAGAGTGTATAAAGCAGATAAGAAGTCTTGTAGAAAAATTCGGAACAAATAATAAAGCAGGATTTGATAGAATTGAAAGCAGTCAGCCTCTTCATTCACCAAAAGAGATTTATGGTATCCTGCCGGAGGATACTTTAAAACAATACGATACTTATGATTTGTTATCCTGCTTGGTTGATAAATCTGAACTTGACGAATACAAATCCGGTTACGGTAAAACCATAATTACTGCTTACGCAAGGATAGATGGATGGGCTGTTGGAATTGTAGCAAACCAGCGTTCAGTTGTAAAAACTGAGGAAGGCGAGATGCAGGTCGGTGGAGTTATTTATTCTGATTCGGCAGATAAGGCTGCACGGTTTATTATGAACTGCAACCAGAAAAAAATCCCGTTGATATTTTTACAGGACGTTACCGGGTTCATGGTAGGCAGCAAAGCAGAACAAGGCGGTATAATTAAGGACGGCGCAAAGATGGTTAATGCAGTTGCGAACTCTGTTGTTCCCAAGATAACAATTATTGTTGGTAATAGTTTTGGTGCCGGCAATTACGCAATGTGCGGTAAGGCTTATGATCCAAGATTTATATTTGCGTATCCTAATGCAAAAATTTCTGTAATGGGCGGCTCTCAGGCAAGCAGTGTTTTAATGGATATCAAACTAAAACAGGAAGAAAAGAGCGGACATAAATTCAGTGATGAAGAAAAAAAGAAACTGCTCACTGATATTCTTAAATCTTATGATGAAAAAAGTAATCCGGTTTATGCTTCCGCGCGACTTTGGATTGATGAAATAATTGATCCTGCTTTTACCCGTGAATGGATATCAATGTGCTTGGAAGTTGCGAATAATAATCCTGAAATGCCTAAGTTTAATCCGGGTGTAATTCAGACATAA
- a CDS encoding acyl-CoA dehydrogenase family protein: MEITATQFISELTDSQLEIKNTIRDFAEQHIRPYIMEYDESQKFPMEIMKKLGELGFMGILVPEEYGGAGLGYMEYAIIVEELAKVDPSVSLSVAAHNGLCTNHINLFGSEEQKKKYLPDLASGKKIGAWGLTESYSGSDAAGLKSVAVKDGSNWILNGSKQFTTHGTVGEVAVVMAITNKEASKKGISAFILDKGMPGFIIGKKENKLGMRASDTTQLAFENCKVPLSNLCGDEGMGFINSMKVLEGGRISIAALSVGLAQGCLDASVKYSKERQQFGKHLSHFQAIQFKLAEMSTNIEAARLLTHRAAWMKDNGIPNTKEAAEAKLFASEIAEKAANDAVQIFGGYGFIKEYPVEKFYRDVKLLTIGEGTSEIQRIVIARDLLKES; encoded by the coding sequence ATGGAAATTACAGCAACTCAATTTATTTCCGAATTGACTGACAGCCAGTTGGAAATAAAAAATACAATCCGTGACTTCGCAGAACAACACATCAGACCATATATAATGGAGTATGATGAATCACAAAAATTCCCTATGGAGATAATGAAAAAACTTGGCGAATTGGGTTTCATGGGAATACTTGTTCCTGAAGAATACGGTGGTGCCGGACTTGGCTATATGGAGTATGCTATAATTGTTGAAGAGTTAGCAAAAGTTGATCCTTCAGTTTCGTTGTCTGTTGCAGCACACAACGGACTATGCACCAACCACATAAATTTATTTGGCAGTGAAGAACAAAAGAAAAAATATCTTCCTGATCTCGCAAGCGGAAAAAAAATTGGTGCCTGGGGATTAACTGAATCATATTCAGGAAGTGATGCAGCCGGGTTAAAAAGCGTCGCGGTAAAAGATGGTAGCAACTGGATTTTAAATGGCAGCAAACAGTTTACTACTCATGGTACAGTAGGTGAAGTAGCTGTTGTTATGGCAATCACAAATAAGGAAGCAAGTAAGAAAGGAATTTCAGCATTTATTTTAGACAAGGGAATGCCGGGATTTATCATAGGCAAGAAAGAGAATAAACTTGGAATGCGTGCAAGCGATACAACACAACTCGCATTTGAAAATTGTAAAGTACCTTTATCAAACCTTTGCGGTGATGAAGGAATGGGATTTATTAACTCAATGAAAGTACTTGAGGGTGGAAGAATTTCAATAGCCGCATTAAGCGTCGGACTTGCACAGGGCTGTCTTGATGCTTCAGTCAAATACTCAAAAGAGAGGCAACAATTCGGAAAACATCTTTCACATTTTCAGGCAATTCAATTTAAGCTTGCAGAAATGTCAACCAATATTGAAGCCGCAAGATTACTTACACATCGCGCAGCGTGGATGAAAGACAACGGAATCCCGAATACCAAAGAAGCAGCAGAAGCGAAACTATTTGCGAGTGAGATTGCCGAAAAAGCAGCAAACGATGCTGTACAGATTTTCGGAGGATATGGTTTCATAAAAGAATATCCTGTTGAAAAATTTTATCGTGATGTAAAACTTTTAACCATCGGCGAGGGTACATCTGAAATTCAAAGAATAGTAATTGCACGGGATTTATTGAAAGAATCTTAA